Proteins encoded in a region of the Geobacillus genomosp. 3 genome:
- a CDS encoding LutC/YkgG family protein: MTRGTIQNRDAFLQNIAQRLGRNPRLSGVSRPQWDYAPQWTVLAGYSQDDLLKVLQKQCGLIHTDYIETTSAELAGALKRQVAAYGGGPVIVPDDPRFAEYGLSALLQDEWPAEQTAVHTWNPALGRQNIDAAEQANVGIAFSDITLAESGTVVLFSRNEQGRAIHFLPKTYIAIVPKSTVVPRMTQAAAAIHEQIEKGGLVPSCINFITGPSNSADIEMNLVVGVHGPMKAAYIIVTDR; this comes from the coding sequence ATGACGCGTGGCACGATTCAAAACCGTGACGCCTTTTTGCAAAACATCGCCCAGCGCCTTGGGAGAAACCCGCGCCTGTCCGGCGTCTCCCGGCCGCAATGGGATTATGCGCCGCAATGGACGGTGCTTGCCGGCTATAGCCAAGACGACTTGTTAAAAGTGCTGCAAAAACAATGCGGATTGATCCATACCGATTACATCGAAACGACAAGCGCCGAACTTGCCGGCGCGCTGAAGCGGCAAGTGGCCGCCTACGGCGGCGGTCCGGTCATCGTGCCGGACGATCCGCGCTTTGCCGAGTACGGGCTGTCCGCTCTGCTTCAAGACGAATGGCCCGCCGAGCAAACCGCCGTCCATACGTGGAATCCGGCGCTCGGCCGCCAAAACATTGACGCCGCCGAGCAGGCGAACGTCGGCATCGCCTTCAGCGACATCACGCTGGCGGAATCAGGGACAGTCGTTTTGTTTTCGCGCAATGAACAAGGCCGGGCCATTCACTTTTTGCCGAAAACGTATATCGCCATCGTCCCGAAAAGCACGGTTGTGCCGCGCATGACGCAAGCGGCGGCGGCCATTCATGAGCAAATTGAAAAAGGCGGCCTCGTCCCATCGTGCATCAACTTCATCACCGGCCCGAGCAACTCGGCCGACATTGAAATGAACTTAGTCGTCGGCGTCCACGGGCCAATGAAAGCGGCGTATATCATCGTCACCGACCGCTGA
- a CDS encoding LutB/LldF family L-lactate oxidation iron-sulfur protein, whose amino-acid sequence MPMKIENGPFWKRVEENLHNDFMRGAVAGMQDRGYVRRLGVIEELGHWEEWRSLAEQIRKHTLENLDFYLMQLSENVAKRGGHVFFAQTAEEANDYIRRVALDKQAKKIVKSKSMVTEEINLNPVLEAIGCQVVETDLGEYILQIDDHDPPSHIVGPALHKNKEQIRDVFQRKLGYTKSSDPVELARHAREMLRRDYLTADIGITGCNFAIAESGSITLVTNEGNADLVTALPKTQITVMGMERIVPTFAEMEVLVSMLTRSAVGQKLTSYITVLTGPHDEGDADGPEEFHLVIVDNGRSSILGTEFQPVLQCIRCAACVNVCPVYRHIGGHSYGSIYSGPIGAVLSPLLGGYDDYKELPYASSLCAACTEACPVKIPLHELLIKHRQIIVEREGKAPVAEKLAMKAFRLGTASSSLYRFGTKFAPSAFAPFVEDGRVTKGPGPLKAWTESREFPAPSKERFRDWFDSRQGGGKQS is encoded by the coding sequence ATGCCGATGAAAATTGAAAACGGTCCGTTTTGGAAGCGGGTCGAAGAAAACTTGCACAACGATTTCATGCGCGGGGCAGTCGCCGGCATGCAAGACCGCGGCTATGTGCGGCGGCTTGGCGTCATCGAAGAGCTCGGCCATTGGGAAGAGTGGCGTTCGCTCGCTGAACAAATCCGCAAGCATACGCTCGAAAACTTGGACTTTTATTTAATGCAGCTCAGTGAAAACGTTGCCAAACGGGGCGGCCACGTCTTTTTCGCCCAAACGGCCGAAGAAGCGAACGACTACATCCGCCGCGTCGCCTTGGACAAACAAGCCAAAAAAATTGTGAAATCAAAATCAATGGTGACAGAAGAAATCAACTTAAACCCGGTTCTGGAAGCCATCGGCTGCCAAGTGGTCGAAACCGACCTCGGCGAATACATTTTGCAAATCGACGACCACGATCCGCCGTCGCATATCGTCGGTCCGGCGCTCCATAAAAACAAAGAGCAAATCCGCGATGTCTTCCAACGGAAGCTCGGCTATACGAAATCGTCCGATCCCGTTGAGCTTGCGCGCCACGCCCGTGAAATGCTGCGGCGCGACTATTTGACCGCCGACATCGGCATCACCGGGTGCAACTTCGCCATCGCCGAATCGGGATCGATCACGCTCGTCACAAACGAGGGCAACGCTGATTTGGTGACCGCACTGCCGAAAACGCAAATTACCGTCATGGGGATGGAGCGAATCGTCCCGACGTTTGCGGAGATGGAAGTGCTTGTGAGCATGCTCACACGAAGCGCTGTCGGCCAAAAACTGACGAGCTACATCACCGTTCTCACCGGTCCGCACGATGAAGGCGACGCCGACGGTCCGGAAGAATTCCATCTCGTCATCGTGGACAACGGGCGCTCCTCGATTTTAGGCACCGAGTTTCAACCAGTGCTGCAGTGCATCCGCTGCGCCGCCTGTGTCAACGTCTGTCCGGTCTACCGCCACATTGGCGGCCATTCGTACGGTTCGATTTACTCCGGCCCGATCGGCGCGGTGTTGTCACCGCTGTTAGGCGGTTATGACGACTACAAGGAGCTCCCGTACGCCTCCTCGCTGTGCGCCGCCTGTACGGAAGCGTGTCCGGTGAAAATCCCGCTTCACGAGCTGCTCATCAAGCATCGCCAAATCATCGTCGAGCGGGAAGGAAAAGCGCCGGTCGCGGAAAAGCTGGCAATGAAGGCATTTCGTCTCGGAACGGCCTCATCGTCGCTGTACCGCTTCGGCACGAAATTCGCACCGAGCGCCTTCGCCCCGTTTGTGGAGGACGGGCGCGTCACGAAAGGCCCCGGGCCGCTGAAAGCGTGGACGGAAAGCCGCGAATTTCCGGCGCCGAGCAAAGAGCGGTTCCGCGACTGGTTTGACAGCCGCCAAGGAGGAGGGAAGCAGTCATGA